The following coding sequences lie in one Vibrio aerogenes genomic window:
- a CDS encoding GNAT family N-acetyltransferase, whose protein sequence is MSIELRPLSPEESGMTFPVFKTYMKPVIEAAFGWDEAFQYHGFTANLQPEWFSWVVSCGHQAGLVCYRQKAESLHIHLLVTFSSQQRQGVASRVITLLKGQACRQNLSLTLSCIKNNHPALHLYRKLGFEVQEEDEHFYNLICYDPCPIHIQ, encoded by the coding sequence ATGTCGATTGAACTGAGACCGCTGAGCCCTGAAGAGTCGGGGATGACTTTTCCAGTGTTTAAAACTTATATGAAACCTGTGATAGAAGCAGCATTCGGTTGGGATGAGGCATTTCAGTACCATGGTTTTACGGCCAATTTACAGCCGGAATGGTTCAGTTGGGTGGTCAGTTGTGGTCATCAGGCGGGTTTGGTGTGTTACCGACAGAAGGCGGAAAGTCTTCATATTCATCTGCTGGTGACCTTTTCATCACAACAAAGGCAGGGAGTGGCATCACGCGTGATAACTTTGCTCAAAGGACAGGCTTGCCGACAAAACCTGTCGTTAACGCTCAGTTGTATTAAAAATAATCACCCCGCACTTCATTTGTACCGGAAGCTCGGATTTGAAGTGCAAGAGGAGGATGAACACTTTTATAATCTGATTTGTTATGACCCATGTCCGATCCACATTCAATAA
- a CDS encoding FHA domain-containing protein, with protein sequence MASLNYSHAQYPVFLKSFHQFGRLATKVDTVIDFPDVSRIHAVIEWHDAWYLRDLSKNGVRVNGQMISPHHPYLLKMHDQIAFSGYQETPFVVDDLEPPRDLLVPEACGPEPDIKPIYLERYHFLPSEHSPEIVLFYNMSEQEWQCEHVKNGETFPLKDGEILQFSHRMWRLIKGIDSATEETQQFTTQPTDELCYIFNISQDEELTELTIQDHSHQIDCEVRSHHYLTALLARYKAEDLKQHIPEPEQGWRSVMQLMKDMGLSETHLNIQIHRARKQIQDALLSEGLMAPDYIERKRGRVRLAVRNYQVIKGSRLEVDSAHLS encoded by the coding sequence ATGGCTTCTCTCAACTATTCACATGCGCAATATCCGGTTTTTCTGAAATCGTTCCATCAGTTTGGCCGTTTGGCAACCAAAGTGGATACGGTGATTGACTTTCCGGATGTATCACGGATTCATGCGGTGATTGAATGGCATGATGCATGGTATTTACGCGATCTGAGTAAAAATGGTGTGCGGGTCAATGGGCAGATGATTTCTCCTCATCATCCTTACTTGCTGAAGATGCATGATCAGATTGCTTTTTCCGGTTATCAGGAGACGCCTTTTGTGGTGGATGATCTTGAACCGCCCAGAGACCTGCTTGTACCAGAAGCTTGCGGGCCGGAGCCGGATATCAAACCAATTTATCTGGAGCGGTATCATTTTCTGCCCAGTGAACATTCACCTGAAATTGTTCTTTTTTACAATATGTCAGAGCAGGAATGGCAATGCGAGCATGTGAAGAATGGTGAGACTTTCCCGCTCAAAGATGGTGAAATACTGCAATTTTCGCACAGGATGTGGCGGCTGATTAAAGGGATTGACAGCGCGACAGAGGAAACCCAGCAGTTCACGACTCAGCCAACAGATGAGCTTTGCTATATCTTCAATATCAGTCAGGATGAAGAACTGACTGAGCTGACAATTCAGGATCACAGTCATCAGATTGACTGTGAAGTGAGAAGCCACCACTACTTAACAGCGCTGCTTGCCCGGTATAAAGCGGAAGATCTGAAACAACATATTCCTGAGCCCGAACAGGGATGGCGCTCCGTCATGCAACTGATGAAAGATATGGGCCTGTCGGAAACCCATCTCAATATCCAGATTCACCGGGCGCGTAAGCAAATTCAGGATGCGCTGTTATCTGAAGGACTGATGGCGCCTGATTATATTGAACGCAAACGCGGACGGGTGCGGCTTGCTGTCCGGAACTATCAGGTGATCAAAGGAAGCCGGCTGGAAGTTGATTCCGCACATTTGTCTTAA
- a CDS encoding metallophosphoesterase family protein yields MNQPLEKFAVLSDIHSNIYALKAVVEDAKNRGVTTLINLGDILYGPIAPRATYDYLMTLTAVTISGNQDRQIYQATQAEIDANPTMQFILNDLGNEPLIWMKQLPFDKQVTPEIYACHGTPGDDLVYLLEETRSGHPELRTEQEITRLLNGVTSPVILCGHTHIPRCVSLRTGQLIINPGSVGLPAYTDDTPHLHSMQTYSSLASYAILEKTTAGTWQAGFHKVQYDVQSAINAALKRGRKDWEHFLSTGRGL; encoded by the coding sequence ATGAATCAACCATTAGAAAAATTTGCTGTACTTTCAGACATTCACAGCAATATTTACGCACTGAAAGCTGTCGTTGAAGATGCAAAAAACAGAGGTGTAACCACACTTATCAACCTCGGAGATATTCTGTATGGCCCGATCGCCCCACGAGCGACTTACGACTACTTAATGACCCTAACGGCTGTGACGATCTCCGGTAATCAGGACCGGCAGATTTATCAGGCAACGCAGGCTGAAATTGATGCCAACCCAACCATGCAGTTTATCCTGAATGATTTAGGCAATGAGCCTCTGATATGGATGAAGCAACTGCCGTTTGATAAACAAGTCACGCCGGAGATATACGCCTGCCACGGGACACCGGGAGACGATCTGGTCTATTTACTGGAAGAAACACGCTCAGGGCACCCCGAACTGAGAACAGAGCAAGAAATTACCCGCCTGCTCAATGGGGTGACATCCCCGGTTATTTTATGCGGACATACCCACATCCCACGCTGTGTGTCACTCAGAACCGGGCAATTGATTATCAATCCGGGGAGTGTCGGTCTGCCGGCTTATACGGACGATACGCCTCACCTGCATTCTATGCAGACTTATTCCTCTCTGGCTTCTTATGCCATTTTAGAAAAAACCACCGCCGGAACATGGCAGGCTGGTTTTCACAAGGTCCAATATGATGTGCAAAGTGCCATCAATGCAGCCCTGAAACGCGGCCGGAAAGACTGGGAACATTTTCTGTCGACCGGACGGGGATTATAA